The DNA sequence GGTCAGGGGCGTCGAGCCATCGCACAGGCTCTCGCGGCCCGCGGGATTCCTCGCGACATCGCGGACGCGGCCCTCGCGGATCTGCCCGACGACGACGCCGAGCGCGCACTCGAATACGCGCGCTCCAAGGCGCACGGTCTGCGCAGCTACGACATGGACACCGCGCTGCGCCGACTCATCGGTCAGCTTTCCCGTCGAGGATACGGCGGCTCCGTCGCGTCGACCGCGGCGCGCACGGCGCTCACCGAGAGCAGGGGTGGAACCGGCGGCGTACGGTTCCGCTAGGGGCATCGCCGCGCGTTAGTCTCAGTCCGGGGCGACCGAGGGGAGACAGGATGGCGATCGAGGTCCGTGGCCTGACCAAGCGCTATCGCGACAAGGTCGCCGTCGACGACATCTCGTTCTCGGTCGACGACGGCGGTGTGTTCGCCTTCGTCGGGACGAACGGTGCGGGAAAGTCCACGACGATCGGCTGCCTGACGACCCTGCTGCCCTTCGACGCGGGCGACGTGCGGGTCTGCGGCCACGACGTGCGCCGGGACGGCGAGAAGGTCCGTGACTCGATCGGGGTGGTCTTCCAGGAGTCGCTCCTGGATCCGTTGCTGAGCGTGCGCGAGAATCTGCGGCTCCGAGGACGACTGAGTCGCGTTCCCCGTGGTCCTCTCGAGGCGCGGATCGCGCAGCTGTCCGAGCTCATCGGTCTCGAGGAGATCCTGGACGGGCGGTACGGCAGGCTCTCCGGTGGGCAGCGACGACGGGTGGACATCGCCCGCGCGCTCCTGCACGAGCCCGCCGTGCTCTTCCTTGACGAACCGACCGCGGGTCTGGATCCCTCGAGCCGCGCGCTGGTGTGGAGCACCCTGCACGCCTTGAGCACCCACGGCGACCTCACGGTGTTCCTCACGACCCACTACCTGGAAGAGACCGAGGAGGCGGCACGGGTCTGCGTGATCGACGACGGCCGCATCGTCGCCGACGACACTCCGTCCGCCCTCCGCGCCCGCCACAGCCGGAGCGTCCTGACGGTCACGACCGATGATCAGGACGGACTCCTCGCGCTCGCTCACGCGGCCGGTGCCGATCCCGCGCTGGACGCGGGGGCCGTCGTGATCGGCGTGCCCGACGCGAACATCGCGCGACGCATCCTCTCCGCCCACGGCGACCACGTGCAGGACTTCGAGTTCCGCCACGGACGCATGGACGATGTGTTCCTCGCTCTCACCGGTCGCACCGCCGCCGAGGTGGGGGCCGCGTGAACGTCGTCCTCGCCGTGATCCGGCGGAATCTCCGCATCTTCTTCCGTGACCGCCTGAACGTGTTCTTCTCGTTGCTGGGCGCGGTGATCCTCTTCGGGCTGTACACGCTCTTCCTCGGCAATCTCCAGACGACCGATCTGACGGATTCCCTCCCCGGAGCGACGAGCGCCGAGGTGCAGGCGTTCGTGGACAGCTGGATGTTCGCGGGGATCGTGCTCATCACGACTGTCACGACCGGCCTCGGCGCGCTGTCCGTGCTCGTCGAAGACGATCAGTCGGGCCGATTCCGCGACTTCCTGGTCGCCCCCATCCGGCGTGGACAGCTCGTGCTGGGGTACCTGCTGGCGGCCGTGATCGTGGCTGTGATCCTGTCCCTCATCGTGCTGGCGGTCAGTGTCGTGTATCTCGGTGTCCTCCGCGGCGTGTGGCTCGGCGTTCCCGAGATCGCGCGGATCAGCGGCGTCGTGGTGCTCTGCTGCATCGCGTTCACATCCCTGTCCGCGCTCATCGTCTCCTTCGTCCGGACCAGCGGTGCGTTCTCCGGCCTCGCCACGATTGTGGGGACCGTCCTCGGATTCATCGCCGCGGCCTACATCCCGATCGGCGCCTTCCCCGACGAAGTCGCCGCGGTCGTCGCCGCCCTGCCGTTCGCGCAGGCCGGGATGCTCCTCCGGCGCGATTTCGCCGGAGACACGCTTCAGACGATCACCGCGGACGCGCCCGGTGCCGAGGACACGCTCCGTGCCTTCTACGGCATGGATCTCAGCGTCGGAGACTGGGCGGTGCCGGCGTGGTTCGTGATCGGCATCCTCGTCGCGATCACCCTGATCTGCACCGTCCTGTCCGCCGTGCGCATCCGCGGGCGCATCCGCTGACGGTCCGGCCCCGAGCGGACTCCCCGCGGACCCGCACGTAGAATGGCAGGCATCATGACCATTCCGTCTTCGGCGCCGACGACGATCGCGCCTTCACCCGCCGCGCTCACCCGCGACGGGTCCGCGCGCACCTACGAAGTGCGCACGTTCGGCTGCCAGATGAACGTGCACGACTCCGAGCGGCTGTCCGGCTCGCTCGAGAGCGCCGGATACGTCGCGGCAGAGCCGGGCGACGAAGCCGACGTGGTGATCATCAATACCTGCGCCGTCCGCGACAACGCCGCCGGGAAGCTCTACGGCACGCTCGGACATCTCGCGTCCGTGAAGCGGCGCAAGGACGGCATGCAGATCGCGGTCGGCGGGTGCATGGCGCAGATGGACAAGCAGGCCGTGCTCGAGAAGGCCCCGTGGGTCGATGTCGTGTTCGGCACGCACAACATGGGCTCGCTGCCGAGTCTGCTCGAGCGCTCCCGCCACAACGGAGAGGCAGAGCTCGAGATCCTCGAGGCGCTCGAAACGTTCCCCTCCACGCTGCCGACCAAGCGCGACAGCGTGTACAGCGGCTGGGTGTCGATCTCGGTCGGCTGCAACAACACCTGCACGTTCTGCATCGTCCCGAGCCTGCGGGGCAAGGAGAAGGATCGGCGTCCGGGCGACATCCTCAACGAAGTGCGCCTCCTCGTAGAGGACGGCGCGATCGAGGTGACCCTGCTCGGCCAGAACGTCAATTCGTACGGCGTCGAGTTCGGCGATCGCCACGCGTTCGGCAAGCTCCTGCGCGCGACGGGAGAGATTCCGGGACTCGAGCGGATCCGGTTCACGAGCCCCCATCCCGCCGCCTTCACCGACGACGTGATCGACGCGATGGCGGAGACGCCCGCGGTCATGCCGCAGCTGCACATGCCGCTGCAGTCCGGCAGCGACCGGGTGCTCAAGGCCATGCGTCGTTCCTACCGCAGCGAGCGGTTCCTCGGGATCCTCGACCGGGTCCGCGATCGCATCCCGCACGCCGCGATCACGACCGACATCATCGTCGGCTTCCCGGGCGAGACCGACGAGGACTTCGAGGACACGATGAGGGTCGTCGAGCGCGCGCGCTTCTCCAGCGCCTTCACGTTCCAGTACTCGATCCGTGAGGGCACCCCGGCTGCGACCATGCCCGATCAGGTGCCGAAGGCGGTCGTTCAGGAGCGATACGAGCGGCTGATCGCCCTGCAGGAGCGCATCAGCCTGGAGGAGAACCAGGCCCAGGTCGGGCGGCAGGTCCAGCTGCTGGTGTCGATGGGCGAGGGCAAGAAGGATGCCGAGACGCATCGACTGACCGGCCGCGCCGAAGACAACCGCCTCGTCCATTTCGAGGTGCCCGCAGGAAGTGCGGTGCCGCGCCCAGGCGACGTCGTCTCGGTGACCGTCACCCATGCCGCGCCCTTCCACCTGCTGGCGGATTCGGACGGGTCCCCGCTGCAGATCCGGCGCACGCGTGCGGGCGACGCGTGGGACCGCACGCAGGCCGAGTCCTGCGCCGTGCCGGCACCCGCGCAGAGTGCCCGCTCGGGCGCCGTACCGCTCGGTCTGCCGTCGCTGCGCGTCGGCGTCTGATCATCGAGGCGAGCGGTCTGTGATCGACCCGCCGGCGCCGGCCGATCAGACCGCGCGACTCATCGCGGTGGTCGGCGCCACCGGCACCGGCAAGTCCGACTTCGCGCTCGACCTCGCCGCCGCGCTCGCGGAGCGTGGCCACTCTGCCGAGATCGTGAACGCGGACGCGATGCAGCTGTACCGAGGCATGGACATCGGCACGGCCAAACTCGCACCGCACGAACGGCGCGGCATCCCGCATCACCTCCTCGATGTGCTCGCCGTGACGCAGGAAGCGGCGGTCGCGTGGTACCAGGAAGCGGCGCGCGCCGCCGTCGAGGGGATTCTGGACCGCGGCTCGCACGCGATCCTCGTGGGCGGATCAGGACTGTACGTCTCGAGCGTGCTGTTCGACTTCCGTTTCCCGCCTCGCGATGAATCGCTGCGCTCCGACCTCGAGGCGGAGCTCGACCGCGTCGGACCGGGAGTGCTGTTCGAACGTCTGCGTCTGCTCGACCCCGACACCGCGGCGCGGGTCGACCCCCGCAACGGCCGACGAGTCGTTCGCGCCCTCGAGATCCTCGCGCAGGGGGAGCGCACGCACGGCGCGGCGCTGCCCGACGCGCCCGAGCGCTGGCGGTCTCCCGAGATCATCGGGCTCGCCGTCCCCCGCGACGAGCTCGTCGTCCGACTCGACGAGCGCGTCGAGGGCATGTGGCGGGCGGGACTCCTCGATGAGGTGCGTGCGCTGCGCGCGGACGGTCTGGAAGAGGGGGTCACCGCCCGGCGGGCGATCGGCTACGCCCAGGCACTCGGACAGCTGAGCGGCGCGTTGACGCAGACCGAGGCGATCGCGCAGACGCAGGCCTTGACACGGCGGTACGCCCGGCGGCAGGTCTCCTGGTTCCGCCGGTACGAGGACGTCACCTGGCTCCCCGCACCTGCCGCCCCCCTGGCGCGGACGGAAGCGGCCCGCATACTGGGGTCATGACAACGATCCGAGCGTTCACCCTCCGAGACACCGAATCCGTCATCGCACTGTGGCAGGCGACCGGGCTCACCCGCTCGTGGAACAACCCCCACCTGGACATCCAGCGGAAGATGACCGTTCAGCCGGAGCTGTTCTTGGTGGCCGTCGACGGCCACGACATCATCGGCTCGGTCATGGCCGGATACGACGGTCATCGCGGGTGGCTGTACTACCTCGCGTCCGACCCGCAGCGCCGCGGGCAAGGCATCGGGCGCGCGCTCGTGGAGGCGGCGGAGGAGGCTCTGCTGGAGATGGGCTGCCCCAAGGTGCAGCTCATGGTGCGCCCGGGCAACGACGAGGCGCTCGGCTTCTACGACACCCTCGGCTACGAGCGGTTCTCGACCACGACCACCGGCAAGCGGCTCATCGCGGACTGAGCCGGCACCGCGCTCGCCCTACACTGGCCGTATGCCGCAGACCGTCTCGTTCACCAAGGGTCACGGCACCGGGAACGATTTCGTCGTGATCCCCGACGCGGACAGCACGCTCGACCTGAGCGATGACCAGGTCGCCGTGCTCTGCGATCGCCGGTTCGGCATCGGCGCGGACGGCATCCTGCGGGTCGTCCGCTCGGCTGCGCTGGCCGAGACGTCCTCTGGGGGCACGCGCGACCACGCGGAAGCAGCGGTCGCGGCGGGCGCCGAATGGTTCATGGACTACCGCAACGCGGACGGGTCTGCGGCCGAGATGTGCGGGAACGGCATCCGCGTGTTCGCCCGCTACCTCGCCGATGCCGGGCTCGCCCCGATCGATCACTCCCCGGTGCGGATCGGGACGCGCGCGGGCATCAAGTCCGTCACCCGGAGCGAGCTGGGGTTCGAGGTGGACCTGGGCGCCTGGCGCGTCGAGGACGCGGAGGTGCTCGTGCGCGCGAAAGGACTCGACGTGCCGCGGCCCGGCCTCGGGATCGATGTGGGCAACCCGCATGTCGTCGTCGCGCTGCCGCACGACGGCGAGCTCGACGCACTGGACTTGACCGTCCGTCCCCAGCTGCACCCCGAGCCGGCGCAAGGCGCGAACATCGAATTCGTGGTGCCGAGCGATCCCCTGGTGCGCGAAGGCGTGGGCTCGATCCGGATGCGGGTCTTCGAGCGCGGTGTGGGGGAGACGCTGAGCTGCGGCACGGGCGTGGCCGCGTCTGCGCTGGCCGTCCGCGACTGGGCCGGCGTCGCCGCCCCCGACCGCTGGTCGGTCGAAGTGCCGGGCGGTGTGCTGGGCGTGCGGATGGTCCCGGTGGCGGGCGAGCTGCACGTGCTGCTGTCCGGGCCTGCGACCCTCGTCTACTCCGGCGAGGTCGCGCTGGCCTGACCGCCGATCAGATCACGTCGATCTCGCTCGTCGGCGGAGAGCCGTGTCGGCGTACCTTGATCACGCGGAATCCGCGCGCCGTCGCCGTTCTGTGCACGCTGAAGCCCGGCGTGAAGGACGCTGCCAGCCAGCGCTGCAGCGAATCGGATCCGAGGTTGCGCTGCACGACGAGCCACGCGTCGGAGCGCTCGTCCAGGCGCGGGATCCACCGCTCGAGAAGGCCGTGCAGTTCGTTCTTGCCCACCCGGATCGGGGGATTGGAGCGGATCGTCCGGAACGTGACGTCCTCGGGAACATCGTCGGGGCGCACAGCGTTGACATTGACGAGACCGAGGTCGTGGGCGTTCCGTCTGACGAGGTCGAGCGCCCGGTCGTTGACATCGACCGCCCACACCGTGGCGTGCGGCGCTTGCATCGCCAGCGACAGCGCGATCGGACCCCATCCGCTGCCCAGGTCGAGCAGGTGGCCGCCGGGCGGGGGCGGAGGGGTGTTGGCCAGAAGGACGGCGGTGCCGGAGTCCACGTGATCGGGGCTGAACACCCCGCCCGCGGTGGTGAGCTCCACCTCGGCACCCGCGAGGGTCGCACGGATGCGGCGGAGGTTCTCTGCACTCGCCGGCGACGCGCTGAAGTAGTGGTCCCCCGACATGCTTGCGAGCGTAGCGGAGAGAGCACCCGGGGGAGCAAGAGCTAGAGTTTACGGGCATCACGGAAGGAACCCATGACGGATACCACGAAATCGGACGCTGTGCAGGTCGACGAGGCGGTCGACCCGGTGCAGCGCGTCCTCGACCGAGCGCAGTCCCACGCGGGCGTCCGCGTGTTCGGTGCCGCTCAGGCGCTGCAGGACACCGCGACCGCGACCTCGTCCGACACGGACGGAGAGCAGTGGGACCGCGAGGAGCGCGCGGCCCTGCGTCGGGTGCCGGGGCTGTCCACCGAGCTCGAGGACGTCACCGAGGTCGAATACCGGCAGCTCCGCCTCGAGAACGTCGTGCTCGTGGGCGTCCATCCGCAGGGCGAGCAGGAGGACGCGGAGAACTCCCTGCGCGAACTCGCGGCTCTCGCCGAGACCGCCGGCGCCGTCGTGCTCGACGGTGTCATGCAGCGCCGACCGCACCCGGACCCGGCCACGTACGTCGGGCGAGGCAAGGCGGCGGAACTGCGGGACATCGTCGCCGCGGTGGGTGCGGACACCGTGATCGCCGACACCGAACTCGCGCCGAGCCAGCGTCGCGCGCTCGAGGACGTTGTGAAGGTCAAGGTGATCGACCGCACGACGGTGATCCTCGACATCTTCAGCCAGCACGCGAAGAGCCGCGAGGGCAAGGCCCAGGTCGAGCTCGCCCAGCTCGAATACCTGCTGCCGCGCCTGCGCGGCTGGGGCGACTCGATGAGCCGCCAGGCCGGTGGCCAGGTGGGCGCGGGCGGCGCGGGAATGGGTTCACGCGGTCCCGGTGAGACGAAGATCGAGCTCGACCGCCGGCGGATCCGCACCAAAATGGCCCTGCTGCGCCGACAGATCCGTGATTTCGCTCCCGCACGCGATGCCAAACGCGCCGAGCGCAAACGCCACACGATCCCTTCGGTCGCGATCGCCGGGTACACCAACGCCGGCAAGTCCAGCCTGCTGAACCGTCTCACCAGCGCGGGAGTCCTCGTCGAGAACGCCCTGTTCGCGACGCTCGATGCGACGGTGCGCCGTGCCGCTGCATCCGACGGACGCGTCTACACGCTCACCGACACGGTCGGCTTCGTCCGCAATCTGCCGCACCAGCTCGTCGAGGCCTTCCGGTCGACTCTCGAGGAAGTCGGCGAGGCGGACGTGATCGTCCACGTCGTGGATGCCGCGCACCCCGATCCCGCCGCGCAGCTGCAGACGGTCCGCGATGTGATCGGCGACGTCGGTGCGCGCGACATCACCGAGATCGTCGTCTTCAACAAGGCCGACCTCGTCGACGAGGACACCCGCCTCGTGCTGCGTGGACTCGAGCCGCGTGCTCTGTTCGCCTCGTCGCGCACCGGTGAGGGCATCGATGAGCTGCGCGCGGCGATCGAGGCGGCGCTGCCGCTGCCGGCGGTGGAGATCCGTGCGCTCGTGCCCTACGACCGCGGCGACCTGGTGTCGGCGGCGCACGAGAGCGGCATCATCGTCTCCGAGACGCACGAGGAGGGCGGTACGGCCCTGCACGCGCACGTGTCCGAGCGTCTGGCGGCGGAGCTCGCGGCGTTCGCGCTCTGACCCGTCAGTCCAGCTCGAGCCGCGCGACCCCGGGCGTGTCGAACCCGAAGACGGCGCCGAGGAACGCCAGCTCGCTCTCGAGAGCCCGGATGACGTTCTCCGCCCGCCGGAACCCGTGACCCTCGCCCTCGAACAGGATGTACGCGTGTGGAACCCCGTGCGCGCGCAGAGCGTCGCGGATCGCCTCGGCTTGCGCGGGCGGAACCACCGGGTCCTCGTCCCCCTGCAGGAGCAACAGGGGGACACGGAACCGCTCGGGTCTGCTCAGCGGTGAGCGCTGGATGTACAGCTGTTCCGCCTCGGGAAGCGGGCCGATGAGTCCGTCCAGGTAGCGCGCCTCGAAGTCGTGCGTGTCGGTCGCGAGCGTCCGGGCATCGCCGACGCCGTAGCGCGAGATCCCGGCCGCGAACGTGTCGGTGCTCACGAGGGCGGCGAGCACCGTCCAGCCGCCGGCGGACCCGCCGGCCACCGCCATCCGGCGCGCGTCGGCGGCTCCGGTCGCTGCGAGGCCGTCGGCAGCGGCGGCGACGTCCTGGACGTCCACGACGCCCCACTGCCCTCGCAGCCGTTCCCGATATGCCCGGCCGTAGCCGCTGGAGCCCCCGTAGTTCACGTCCAGCACGCCGATTCCCCGGCTGGTGAAGTACGCGATCCGCCCGGATGCCGCACCCCCACGGTGCGCGGTCGGTCCGCCGTGCACGAGCACGACGTACGGCGGGCGTTC is a window from the Microbacterium lacus genome containing:
- a CDS encoding ABC transporter ATP-binding protein, producing the protein MAIEVRGLTKRYRDKVAVDDISFSVDDGGVFAFVGTNGAGKSTTIGCLTTLLPFDAGDVRVCGHDVRRDGEKVRDSIGVVFQESLLDPLLSVRENLRLRGRLSRVPRGPLEARIAQLSELIGLEEILDGRYGRLSGGQRRRVDIARALLHEPAVLFLDEPTAGLDPSSRALVWSTLHALSTHGDLTVFLTTHYLEETEEAARVCVIDDGRIVADDTPSALRARHSRSVLTVTTDDQDGLLALAHAAGADPALDAGAVVIGVPDANIARRILSAHGDHVQDFEFRHGRMDDVFLALTGRTAAEVGAA
- a CDS encoding ABC transporter permease translates to MNVVLAVIRRNLRIFFRDRLNVFFSLLGAVILFGLYTLFLGNLQTTDLTDSLPGATSAEVQAFVDSWMFAGIVLITTVTTGLGALSVLVEDDQSGRFRDFLVAPIRRGQLVLGYLLAAVIVAVILSLIVLAVSVVYLGVLRGVWLGVPEIARISGVVVLCCIAFTSLSALIVSFVRTSGAFSGLATIVGTVLGFIAAAYIPIGAFPDEVAAVVAALPFAQAGMLLRRDFAGDTLQTITADAPGAEDTLRAFYGMDLSVGDWAVPAWFVIGILVAITLICTVLSAVRIRGRIR
- the miaB gene encoding tRNA (N6-isopentenyl adenosine(37)-C2)-methylthiotransferase MiaB codes for the protein MTIPSSAPTTIAPSPAALTRDGSARTYEVRTFGCQMNVHDSERLSGSLESAGYVAAEPGDEADVVIINTCAVRDNAAGKLYGTLGHLASVKRRKDGMQIAVGGCMAQMDKQAVLEKAPWVDVVFGTHNMGSLPSLLERSRHNGEAELEILEALETFPSTLPTKRDSVYSGWVSISVGCNNTCTFCIVPSLRGKEKDRRPGDILNEVRLLVEDGAIEVTLLGQNVNSYGVEFGDRHAFGKLLRATGEIPGLERIRFTSPHPAAFTDDVIDAMAETPAVMPQLHMPLQSGSDRVLKAMRRSYRSERFLGILDRVRDRIPHAAITTDIIVGFPGETDEDFEDTMRVVERARFSSAFTFQYSIREGTPAATMPDQVPKAVVQERYERLIALQERISLEENQAQVGRQVQLLVSMGEGKKDAETHRLTGRAEDNRLVHFEVPAGSAVPRPGDVVSVTVTHAAPFHLLADSDGSPLQIRRTRAGDAWDRTQAESCAVPAPAQSARSGAVPLGLPSLRVGV
- the miaA gene encoding tRNA (adenosine(37)-N6)-dimethylallyltransferase MiaA gives rise to the protein MIDPPAPADQTARLIAVVGATGTGKSDFALDLAAALAERGHSAEIVNADAMQLYRGMDIGTAKLAPHERRGIPHHLLDVLAVTQEAAVAWYQEAARAAVEGILDRGSHAILVGGSGLYVSSVLFDFRFPPRDESLRSDLEAELDRVGPGVLFERLRLLDPDTAARVDPRNGRRVVRALEILAQGERTHGAALPDAPERWRSPEIIGLAVPRDELVVRLDERVEGMWRAGLLDEVRALRADGLEEGVTARRAIGYAQALGQLSGALTQTEAIAQTQALTRRYARRQVSWFRRYEDVTWLPAPAAPLARTEAARILGS
- a CDS encoding GNAT family acetyltransferase, producing MTTIRAFTLRDTESVIALWQATGLTRSWNNPHLDIQRKMTVQPELFLVAVDGHDIIGSVMAGYDGHRGWLYYLASDPQRRGQGIGRALVEAAEEALLEMGCPKVQLMVRPGNDEALGFYDTLGYERFSTTTTGKRLIAD
- the dapF gene encoding diaminopimelate epimerase → MPQTVSFTKGHGTGNDFVVIPDADSTLDLSDDQVAVLCDRRFGIGADGILRVVRSAALAETSSGGTRDHAEAAVAAGAEWFMDYRNADGSAAEMCGNGIRVFARYLADAGLAPIDHSPVRIGTRAGIKSVTRSELGFEVDLGAWRVEDAEVLVRAKGLDVPRPGLGIDVGNPHVVVALPHDGELDALDLTVRPQLHPEPAQGANIEFVVPSDPLVREGVGSIRMRVFERGVGETLSCGTGVAASALAVRDWAGVAAPDRWSVEVPGGVLGVRMVPVAGELHVLLSGPATLVYSGEVALA
- a CDS encoding class I SAM-dependent methyltransferase, translated to MSGDHYFSASPASAENLRRIRATLAGAEVELTTAGGVFSPDHVDSGTAVLLANTPPPPPGGHLLDLGSGWGPIALSLAMQAPHATVWAVDVNDRALDLVRRNAHDLGLVNVNAVRPDDVPEDVTFRTIRSNPPIRVGKNELHGLLERWIPRLDERSDAWLVVQRNLGSDSLQRWLAASFTPGFSVHRTATARGFRVIKVRRHGSPPTSEIDVI
- the hflX gene encoding GTPase HflX, translated to MTDTTKSDAVQVDEAVDPVQRVLDRAQSHAGVRVFGAAQALQDTATATSSDTDGEQWDREERAALRRVPGLSTELEDVTEVEYRQLRLENVVLVGVHPQGEQEDAENSLRELAALAETAGAVVLDGVMQRRPHPDPATYVGRGKAAELRDIVAAVGADTVIADTELAPSQRRALEDVVKVKVIDRTTVILDIFSQHAKSREGKAQVELAQLEYLLPRLRGWGDSMSRQAGGQVGAGGAGMGSRGPGETKIELDRRRIRTKMALLRRQIRDFAPARDAKRAERKRHTIPSVAIAGYTNAGKSSLLNRLTSAGVLVENALFATLDATVRRAAASDGRVYTLTDTVGFVRNLPHQLVEAFRSTLEEVGEADVIVHVVDAAHPDPAAQLQTVRDVIGDVGARDITEIVVFNKADLVDEDTRLVLRGLEPRALFASSRTGEGIDELRAAIEAALPLPAVEIRALVPYDRGDLVSAAHESGIIVSETHEEGGTALHAHVSERLAAELAAFAL